From a region of the Rhipicephalus microplus isolate Deutch F79 chromosome X, USDA_Rmic, whole genome shotgun sequence genome:
- the LOC119175908 gene encoding uncharacterized protein LOC119175908: MYLQLTGLTLWLSRQAIDEAMPLAFVEKYQSTRVFLDATEIHCEVLSSFVTQSGLYSHYNSTHSLKGLIGVSPDGLITFVSEVFTGSTSDRECVRRSGFLDLAFDIGDSVMADKGLRIGDFLEEIGVELNIPPFLRRDRFTVEETQETREIAALRIHMEKRIQRIKCFHILDRPIPISLVSMANQM, from the coding sequence ATGTACCTACAGTTGACAGGATTGACGTTATGGCTGTCACGGCAAGCTATTGATGAGGCGATGCCTCTGGCATTTGTCGAAAAGTACCAGTCGACCCGTGTGTTCCTCGATGCAACGGAAATACATTGCGAAGTGCTATCGTCATTTGTGACACAGTCTGGCCTCTACTCCCATTATAATTCTACACACTCACTTAAAGGACTGATCGGTGTGTCACCAGATGGGCTCATCACATTTGTCTCTGAGGTTTTCACCGGGAGCACCTCAGACAGAGAATGCGTGAGAAGGAGTGGGTTTTTGGACCTAGCCTTCGACATAGGAGACTCTGTCATGGCAGACAAGGGGCTTCGAATTGGTGACTTTTTGGAGGAGATTGGTGTAGAGCTGAACATTCCACCTTTCCTTCGACGTGACAGATTTACTGTTGAGGAGACACAAGAGACTCGGGAGATCGCTGCCCTTCGAATCCATATGGAAAAAAGAATTCAAAGAATTAAATGCTTTCATATACTTGATCGTCCCATACCAATTTCATTGGTATCAATGGCTAATCAGATGTGA